The Aeromicrobium sp. Leaf245 genome includes a region encoding these proteins:
- the mshD gene encoding mycothiol synthase, with protein MSLSDLARAATDVDGVEPLNEATRIALREGDEPRVLLERDEVAAAVAFSDAPAELVVHPDHRRQGIGRALLDQLVDRGERRLWAHGDLPAAQALAASAGFTPERTLLVLRLVLGEQAPQERAIEGVTLRGFRPDDTDAVVAVNGRAFAHHPEQGAMDRADFERRAAEPWFDPAGLFVAEDERGEVVGFHWTKVEGDTGEVYVVGVDPAAHGRGLGTALTARGLRHLHERGLRTVDLYVEGDNDAALTVYRRLGFVEHARDTLYARA; from the coding sequence ATGAGCCTGTCCGACCTCGCCCGTGCCGCCACCGACGTCGACGGCGTGGAGCCCCTCAACGAGGCGACCCGCATCGCGCTGCGGGAGGGCGACGAGCCCCGCGTGCTGCTGGAGCGCGACGAGGTGGCGGCCGCGGTCGCCTTCTCCGACGCACCCGCCGAGCTGGTGGTGCATCCCGACCACCGCCGCCAGGGCATCGGCCGGGCGCTCCTGGACCAGCTGGTCGACCGCGGGGAACGTCGGCTCTGGGCGCACGGCGACCTGCCCGCCGCACAGGCGCTGGCCGCCTCGGCCGGGTTCACGCCCGAGCGCACCCTGCTGGTCCTGCGTCTCGTGCTCGGCGAGCAGGCCCCCCAGGAGCGGGCGATCGAGGGCGTCACGCTGCGCGGCTTCCGTCCCGACGACACCGACGCGGTCGTCGCGGTGAACGGGCGCGCGTTCGCCCACCACCCCGAGCAGGGCGCCATGGACCGCGCCGACTTCGAGCGGCGCGCTGCCGAGCCGTGGTTCGACCCCGCAGGCCTGTTCGTCGCGGAGGACGAGCGGGGCGAGGTCGTCGGCTTCCACTGGACCAAGGTCGAGGGGGACACCGGCGAGGTCTACGTCGTGGGGGTCGACCCGGCCGCGCACGGCCGCGGGCTCGGCACCGCCCTCACCGCGCGCGGTCTGCGCCACCTGCACGAACGGGGCCTGCGGACCGTCGACCTCTACGTCGAGGGCGACAACGACGCCGCCCTCACCGTCTACCGTCGGCTCGGCTTCGTCGAGCACGCACGCGACACGCTCTACGCCCGCGCGTGA